A stretch of DNA from Synechococcus sp. JA-3-3Ab:
TTGGGGCTATCGGGGCGCTTAGATGCCAACACCGCCGCTCAGGTGGGCCGGATCCTCGGGGTCGATGCTGTGATCCTCGGCAGTGTTACCCAGTTCGATGTGTCGGTGCGCCGTTCTGGGGGTGAGGCGCGGGTCTTGACCCCCTTCGGCAGCTTCCCGCTGGCGGTGGGGGCCGAGGTGGTGGATGCTGATGCCAACGTGCAGCTCAATGCCCGCCTGGTGAGCACCAGCACGGCGGAGATCTTGGCCGTGGTCGAGGGCCGGGGCAACGTCAGCCAGTCGGATAGCACCGTCACGGTTGCCGACTTTGGCGGGGGATCGGCCACCAGCAACGAAGAAAAGCTGCTGGTTTTGGCCAGCCAACAGGCGGTGGAGCAAATTGCCCAGCAGTTGGCCGGTTTTGCCAGTCGCTTAGCGGCCCAGCCCCGCTCTTTGCCGACCGTCGATGCCTTGGTGGCGGATGTCTATGGTAACCAGGTGATCTTGAACAAGGGCAGCAGCGACGGCTACCGCGTGGGATTGATCCTGTCTGTGGAGCCCGTCGTTCGCGAGGTTAAAGATCCGGCCACGGGGGCAGTCCTGCGCAAATTGACTGAGCCCGCTGGCCAGATCCAACTGACAGAGGTGGATCAGGGATCCAGTGTGGGCCGCATTCTCAGCAGCTCTGGCTTTAAGGTGGGGGATGTGGCCAAACCTATTCAATAAAGCTTCAAGACTTTCAAGATCCCTTCCCTTTGAACCGCAGGTCTACCCGGCGGTGGAGCGGAGGATGTTTTGGAGCTGGCCGGCTGCCGGGATCGAAGCTGGCGCCCGCGGTTGCCGCGACTACCCCTGTCGCATGGACAGGATCCCTGCCTGGGCGGATTTTGGGAAGATAATGGTCTTAGCAAGGCCAGCATGGAACCTGGAACCGCCACCGTCACATTAAGCAGTTTGGCAGGGGGAGAGGATGAAGGCTTTTGTTGCAGGGGCTACAGGAGAAACAGGGCGGCGCATTGTCCAAGAGTTGGTGGGCCGCGGCATCCCGGTACGGGCGCTGGTGCGCAGCCGCGAGTTGGCCGCTCGGGTTCTGCCCCCCGAAGCAGAAGTGGTGGTGGGAGATGTGCTGGATCCGGCCACGCTGGAAGCCGGCATGGAAGGATGCACGGTGGTGCTCTGCGCTACTGGCGCTAGGCCCAGTTGGGATCCCTTTCTGCCCTACCGAGTGGACTACCAAGGCACCAAGAACTTAGTGGATGTAGCCAAGGCCAAAGGGATCCAACACTTTGTTTTGATTTCTTCTCTGTGCGTGTCTCAGTTGTTCCATCCTCTCAACTTGTTTTGGCTGATCTTGGTGTGGAAAAAGCAAGCCGAAGAATACTTGCAAAAAAGCGGCCTCACCTACACCATCATTCGGCCAGGGGGCCTGAAAAACCAGGACAACGAAGATGGCGTTGTCCTCTCCAAGGCCGATACCCTCTTTGAGGGCAGCGTCCCTCGCATCAAAGTTGCCCAGGTAGCTGTCGAAAGCTTGTTTCAACCGGCAGCGAAAAACCGCATCTTCGAGATCATCGCCAAGCCCGGCGTTCCCAACCGCGAGTGGAGCGACCTCTTTGCCCTGGCAAGCTAGGTTCTGTGCTGTTAGCCATCAAAGGGTGCCTTATCTGAAGAAAAGTAGCATGAGAACCTTCCCCTTAGGGCTGAGGGCGTTATAATCTCCCCAGCCCTAGCGGAGATCCCTGAGATGGCTGTGCAACTCTTGCCTCAGTGCGAAAACTTACGGGAGCACGTTGAAACGATTCTAAACCTCTGGCAGCAGGATCCCACCCTTTCAGGAAAGCAAGATACAACCCGAATTCAAGCTTCGCTGAGCAAGGCTATTTCCCCAACCTTTGAGATTGTCTTCGCCGGTGCTTTTAGCGCCGGCAAGTCGATGTTGATCAACGCTTTGCTAGAAAGGGAGCTTCTCTACAGCGCCGAAGGACACGCCACAGGGACAGAGTGCTACATTGGCTACGCAGAGCCAAATGCTGAGAGAGTGGTGCTCACTTTTCTCAGCGAGCAGGAAGTGCAAGAACAGATGACCGCCTTCTGCGCTTTCCTAAACTTGGCTCCGTCACTCAGCAGGCTGGAAGACACTGCACTGAATCCCCTGAAGGAGCGTGCTGAGGCTATTATTCAACAGGAGGGAGGTAAAAGCAAGTCAGAGCGGGCAAAGCAGGCGGATGCCCTCCGCTTGTTGATTACAGGTTTCCAGCAGAACCGGGACAAAATTCACCCTACCGAGAACAAAGTCTTCTCGATGGAGCAGCTCAACTTCGGCAACCTAAGAGAAGCTGCGGGTTTTGCCCGGCGCGGCGCCAATAGCGCAGTTTTGCGAAAGGTGGAATACTATTGCCACCACCCCTTGCTGGAAGATGGAAACGTTATTGTCGATACTCCTGGGATCGATGCTCCAGTCAAAGCGGATGCAGAGCGTACTTATCGAAAAATTGCCGATCCGGATACGTCCGCAGTTGTTTGCGTTCTCAAGTGTGCTGCAACGGGTGAGCTGACCAAGGAAGAGACAGAGCTTATTGAGCATATTCAAAGTAATGATAGCATCAGGGATCGGGTCTTCTATGTATTTAACCGGATTGACGAGACTTGGTACAACGCACAACTAAAGCAGAGACTAGAAAACATTATCGACCAGCAGTTTCGTCAACTCCGCGTATTTAAGACAAGCGGCCTTCTCGGCTTCTATGGTTCCCAGATCAAGGCAACTACCCCCGAGGATCGATTTGGACTGGATACAATCTTTTCAGAAAGCATCAAAGAATTGGGTGGTGAGGAAGAAACGCCCCAGTTTGTCAGCGAGTTTAATAAGTACTGCACGTCGGGTAGGCTAGTTGGATCCCCGTTCCGCCCTTCTGTACATGGGTACGACACACCCATAAATAACTACGTTCGGATTCTGAGGGAGTGGGGAAAACCTTTGATTGAGTATATGATTAAAGATAGCGGTATTGAAGACTTTCGGGCTGGGATCACTCGTTATTTAACGGAAGAAAAGCGGCCACAGCTATTTTCCGCGCTGGCCGATGATTTGCAACCTCTCTGTATCGAGATGAGGAAGTCCTATCTAGATCTCTACCGAGACATTGATAGCCAGCCCAAAGAGATTGACAGCATGATTTCCTATGAGCTGACGCTGATCAATCAGCAGCTAGCCAGTATTGGCCGAGAGTTTGACGAGCATATCCAGACAGTAGTCAATAAAGTTATTAAC
This window harbors:
- a CDS encoding dynamin-like GTPase family protein, translated to MAVQLLPQCENLREHVETILNLWQQDPTLSGKQDTTRIQASLSKAISPTFEIVFAGAFSAGKSMLINALLERELLYSAEGHATGTECYIGYAEPNAERVVLTFLSEQEVQEQMTAFCAFLNLAPSLSRLEDTALNPLKERAEAIIQQEGGKSKSERAKQADALRLLITGFQQNRDKIHPTENKVFSMEQLNFGNLREAAGFARRGANSAVLRKVEYYCHHPLLEDGNVIVDTPGIDAPVKADAERTYRKIADPDTSAVVCVLKCAATGELTKEETELIEHIQSNDSIRDRVFYVFNRIDETWYNAQLKQRLENIIDQQFRQLRVFKTSGLLGFYGSQIKATTPEDRFGLDTIFSESIKELGGEEETPQFVSEFNKYCTSGRLVGSPFRPSVHGYDTPINNYVRILREWGKPLIEYMIKDSGIEDFRAGITRYLTEEKRPQLFSALADDLQPLCIEMRKSYLDLYRDIDSQPKEIDSMISYELTLINQQLASIGREFDEHIQTVVNKVINGENKEFENDFHKLKTRMVRRLDELLDTFSLDNVYSQAVRIRPRNSTAPFLAVLVEAFYYLSNHLEDILVESASTLVENFFRRLVDEVRSSSYYRQLFRLLGSDGDLEKKLLLVKEVTLSSLVNGARKECDRYLRESPRFYDEGTFSIYQFREVLKQTSQSYDISAIRDAEPGIRQLLKLDFEQKVNQTVRSSFRQETNNTLKTQLLPVAKQVADEILQKYPEAKQFMEATLRKEAEEKIALNQQRLKELEASIDKYNQAVSGINLCLQALGLNREMLPLITRPEPSSVGESVQILASLPEQQVGDSNASEAVALGRSTPIDESFPELDSILDDLR
- a CDS encoding SDR family oxidoreductase, translated to MKAFVAGATGETGRRIVQELVGRGIPVRALVRSRELAARVLPPEAEVVVGDVLDPATLEAGMEGCTVVLCATGARPSWDPFLPYRVDYQGTKNLVDVAKAKGIQHFVLISSLCVSQLFHPLNLFWLILVWKKQAEEYLQKSGLTYTIIRPGGLKNQDNEDGVVLSKADTLFEGSVPRIKVAQVAVESLFQPAAKNRIFEIIAKPGVPNREWSDLFALAS
- a CDS encoding CsgG/HfaB family protein encodes the protein MDCGHLFDLGDRSTRRSLSSILLFGIPLLSLGWMGIPVAAQSTNPELCQKFPQDLRCNLSAPSQVGQAPQPTTRPRVAVLDFDFSSLSNSYSLREASRGVSDLLVDRLVRDGTFSVIEPSRLDAILAEQNLGLSGRLDANTAAQVGRILGVDAVILGSVTQFDVSVRRSGGEARVLTPFGSFPLAVGAEVVDADANVQLNARLVSTSTAEILAVVEGRGNVSQSDSTVTVADFGGGSATSNEEKLLVLASQQAVEQIAQQLAGFASRLAAQPRSLPTVDALVADVYGNQVILNKGSSDGYRVGLILSVEPVVREVKDPATGAVLRKLTEPAGQIQLTEVDQGSSVGRILSSSGFKVGDVAKPIQ